Proteins encoded in a region of the Pieris brassicae chromosome 3, ilPieBrab1.1, whole genome shotgun sequence genome:
- the LOC123707494 gene encoding dolichol kinase isoform X1 yields the protein MFEHTLSILPEPVRIQYDTLIAPLNRNIKHNVQEGGIQTRPSQGNGLWCQFLLPSVLCMYFLLEEVTLLYKISTFLSLGLLSYCSLFILFLSLSSLVVKEPVYGGCLASSLMSTLLIYGVLNQNLLFSFLVSSATVLSFVWLLRYSLIKLPKTFTIGESMIANQSLTLFIVISLVNCMLKSPERDEDTFFIYAIVFTVFMAVGLMIVALYSLNDILQNMRSLIQIIATGATLVLITLHFIIGVDFVNKIVKFIFFTGYRKQILTFWLLLVGLSISALSIRTKLAIKATTVTRKTFHVLASLVFLSGILFDIQLMLLAAGIGLGAIIFVEALRKCKIEPVTSALQAAFLTYSDEKDCGTFAMTPLYLYVGLACPLLLVPSYSDDHKLELLSGVLSIGIGDTAASWFGSRFGFNKWSDSNRTLEGTAFNILSQIGTVYTLIIFELINPKNALARTTFVATVTSLVEAQTDQVDNLVLPLVSIAAFQITRFVL from the exons atgtttgaaCACACTTTATCAATCTTACCAGAACCTGTTAGAATCCAATATGATACTTTGATAGCACCCTTAAATAGGAACATTAAGCACAATGTTCAGGAAGGAGGTATCCAAACGAG gCCATCGCAGGGCAATGGATTATGGTGCCAATTTTTACTGCCGTCGGTACTCTGCATGTACTTTCTCTTGGAAGAGGTGACACTATTATACAAGATTAGTACCTTTCTCTCTTTGGGCTTGTTGTCCTACTGCTCTCTATTTATTCTTTTTCTCTCTCTGTCAAGTCTTGTTGTTAAAGAGCCAGTGTATGGGGGATGCTTAGCTTCAAGTCTTATGTCTACATTACTTATATATGGTGTATTAAACCAGA atctgttgttttcatttttgGTTTCATCAGCAACTGTCCTATCATTTGTTTGGTTACTGCGTTATTCCTTGATCAAGCTGccaaaaacatttacaatagGGGAAAGCATGATAGCAAATCAGAGTTTAACACTGTTTATAGTTATATCTCTTGTAAATTGTATGCTGAAGTCCCCAGAAAGAGATGaggatacattttttatttatgctatTGTCTTT aCTGTTTTTATGGCAGTAGGATTAATGATTGTGGCTTTATATTCCCTAAATGACATTCTGCAGAATATGAGATCTTTAATACAAATCATAGCAACAGGAGCTACATTAGTGTTGATTACACTACACTTTATCATTGGTGTggattttgtaaacaaaattgtgaaatttatatttttcacagGATATaga aAACAAATACTAACTTTCTGGCTGCTATTAGTTGGTCTATCAATAAGCGCTTTGTCGATACGTACGAAATTGGCAATAAAAGCGACTACAGTGACAAGGAAGACTTTTCACGTATTAGCTTCTCTGGTATTCCTGTCTGGAATACTGTTTGATATTCAGTTGATGCTTTTGGCTGCTGGAATAGGACTTGGagctattatttttgttgaa gcattaagaaaatgtaaaatagaaCCAGTTACATCTGCATTACAGGCTGCCTTCCTTACATATAGCGATGAAaag GATTGCGGCACTTTTGCTATGAcacctttatatttatatgtcgGATTAGCGTGTCCCTTATTATTGGTGCCGTCGTATAGCGATGATCATAAACTCGAGCTTCTAAGTGGAGTGTTGTCGATTGGAATTGGTGACACAGCAGCCAGTTGGTTCGGCTCTCGGTTTGGTTTCAATAAGTGGTCAG atAGTAATAGAACATTGGAAGGGACagcattcaatattttatctcAAATAGGAACTGTTTACACACTTATAATATttg AGTTGATCAATCCTAAGAATGCTCTAGCACGCACTACATTTGTGGCCACTGTAACGAGCCTTGTAGAAGCCCAAACTGACCAAGTTGATAACCTGGTTCTGCCTTTAGTCAGTATTGCCGCCTTTCAAATAACACGATTCGTTTTATAA
- the LOC123707494 gene encoding dolichol kinase isoform X2, with product MVPIFTAVGTLHVLSLGRDLLFSFLVSSATVLSFVWLLRYSLIKLPKTFTIGESMIANQSLTLFIVISLVNCMLKSPERDEDTFFIYAIVFTVFMAVGLMIVALYSLNDILQNMRSLIQIIATGATLVLITLHFIIGVDFVNKIVKFIFFTGYRKQILTFWLLLVGLSISALSIRTKLAIKATTVTRKTFHVLASLVFLSGILFDIQLMLLAAGIGLGAIIFVEALRKCKIEPVTSALQAAFLTYSDEKDCGTFAMTPLYLYVGLACPLLLVPSYSDDHKLELLSGVLSIGIGDTAASWFGSRFGFNKWSDSNRTLEGTAFNILSQIGTVYTLIIFELINPKNALARTTFVATVTSLVEAQTDQVDNLVLPLVSIAAFQITRFVL from the exons ATGGTGCCAATTTTTACTGCCGTCGGTACTCTGCATGTACTTTCTCTTGGAAGAG atctgttgttttcatttttgGTTTCATCAGCAACTGTCCTATCATTTGTTTGGTTACTGCGTTATTCCTTGATCAAGCTGccaaaaacatttacaatagGGGAAAGCATGATAGCAAATCAGAGTTTAACACTGTTTATAGTTATATCTCTTGTAAATTGTATGCTGAAGTCCCCAGAAAGAGATGaggatacattttttatttatgctatTGTCTTT aCTGTTTTTATGGCAGTAGGATTAATGATTGTGGCTTTATATTCCCTAAATGACATTCTGCAGAATATGAGATCTTTAATACAAATCATAGCAACAGGAGCTACATTAGTGTTGATTACACTACACTTTATCATTGGTGTggattttgtaaacaaaattgtgaaatttatatttttcacagGATATaga aAACAAATACTAACTTTCTGGCTGCTATTAGTTGGTCTATCAATAAGCGCTTTGTCGATACGTACGAAATTGGCAATAAAAGCGACTACAGTGACAAGGAAGACTTTTCACGTATTAGCTTCTCTGGTATTCCTGTCTGGAATACTGTTTGATATTCAGTTGATGCTTTTGGCTGCTGGAATAGGACTTGGagctattatttttgttgaa gcattaagaaaatgtaaaatagaaCCAGTTACATCTGCATTACAGGCTGCCTTCCTTACATATAGCGATGAAaag GATTGCGGCACTTTTGCTATGAcacctttatatttatatgtcgGATTAGCGTGTCCCTTATTATTGGTGCCGTCGTATAGCGATGATCATAAACTCGAGCTTCTAAGTGGAGTGTTGTCGATTGGAATTGGTGACACAGCAGCCAGTTGGTTCGGCTCTCGGTTTGGTTTCAATAAGTGGTCAG atAGTAATAGAACATTGGAAGGGACagcattcaatattttatctcAAATAGGAACTGTTTACACACTTATAATATttg AGTTGATCAATCCTAAGAATGCTCTAGCACGCACTACATTTGTGGCCACTGTAACGAGCCTTGTAGAAGCCCAAACTGACCAAGTTGATAACCTGGTTCTGCCTTTAGTCAGTATTGCCGCCTTTCAAATAACACGATTCGTTTTATAA
- the LOC123707493 gene encoding nuclear cap-binding protein subunit 1 produces MNRRRPHEEEDGYERLHRKRRRVSENQEIEDRLESLILRVGEKSSSSLESNLEGLASVLEADLSTFRVKILRILTECAIRMPEKCTIYATLVGLLNAKNYNFGGEFVDYIVKTFKENLKCGKWNAARYCLRFISDLVNCHVLAASSLLTLLETLVDCANDDSVPQVRRDWFVFAVLATLPWVGRELYEKKESQLDHLLVTIEVFLNKRSKKHWPALKVWSVDTPHLQEEYLDCLWAQIKKLRQDNWSEKHIPRPYLAFDSILCEALQHTLPAIQPPLHNDGDSYPMPRVIFRMFDYTDCPDGPVLPGVHSIERFLIEEHLHNIIEAYHLERKECAAQLLCFPYKAKIPLEYCIVEIIFAELFNLPRPRYLEICYGSILIELCKLQPATMPQVLAQATEILFMRIDSMNVACFDRLVNWFSYHLSNFQYRWSWEDWEGCAQLDPDHPKPRFIKEVLSKCQRLSYHQRIKDMVPETLAAFVPLKAEPIYKYSMEGAASLPGTEAAHQLVVCVRNKCTPEEALNVLRELPNPLREGDAASTHASQYNPLKIDVFVQTLLNLGSKSISHSFAAISKFHYVFKILAESEEAQICVLRNVWELWQKHPQMVCVLVDKMLKTQIVECSAVATWLFSKEMAPHFIHSCLWEILHLTIDKMNKHVSKLSKELQEAREALARADSSSSDSEDESGSKKKKDQDKPTEEAVERMEERLEMGHTDQKRLFLIVFQRFIMILSEHLVRADTDARDPLTHWYTSTVGRLTQVFLLHHEQVQKYSSTLETLLFTQDLDPHILDVFHQFLALTA; encoded by the exons ATGAATCGGCGTAGACCACACGAAGAAGAAGATGGATATG AACGTCTTCATAGAAAACGCCGTCGAGTTTCAGAAAATCAAGAGATAGAGGATAGACTTGAGTCGCTGATCCTTCGAGTAGGGGAAAAGAGTAGTTCAAGTTTGGAAAGTAATCTCGAAGGTTTAGCTAGTGTCTTGGAAGCTGACCTAAGCACTTTTAGAGTTAAGATATTGCGCATTCTCACAGAATGTGCTATCCGAATGCCCGAAAAATGTACTATTTATGCTACACTTGTTGGTCTGCTTAAtgctaaaaattataatttcggTGGTGAATTTGTTGATTATATTGTGaaaacttttaaagaaaatttgaaGTGTGGAAAGTGGAATGCAGCCAGATATTGTTTGAGATTTATATCAGATTTAGTAAACTGTCATGTGTTGGCTGCTTCATCATTACTTACCTTGTTGGAAACATTGGTTGATTGTGCAAATGATGATTCAGTGCCACAAGTCAGAAGAGATTGGTTTGTGTTTGCAGTCCTAGCTACATTGCCATGGGTAGGAAGGGAGTTATATGAAAAGAAAGAGTCACAGCTTGACCATCTGCTTGTTACTatagaagtttttttaaacaagcGTAGCAAGAAACACTGGCCAGCTCTTAAAGTATGGTCAGTAGACACACCACATTTACAAGAAGAGTATTTAGATTGTTTATGGGCTCAAATTAAGAAGTTGAGGCAAGATAATTGGTCAGAGAAACATATTCCTAGACCATACCTTGCTTTTGACTCTATCCTATGTGAGGCATTACAGCATACTCTTCCTGCTATACAG CCTCCTCTGCACAATGATGGAGACTCATACCCCATGCCCCGTGTCATATTTCGCATGTTTGATTACACTGACTGTCCAGATGGACCAGTATTACCAGGTGTGCATTCCATTGAACGTTTTCTAATTGAGGAACACTTGCACAATATTATTGAAGCCTACCATCTGGAAAGGAAAGAATGTGCTGCCCAGTTACTCTGCTTTCCATACAAAGCTAAGATACCGTTGGAGTACTGCAttgttgaaataatatttgcagagttatttaatttaccaaGGCCAAGATATTTAGAGATTTGTTATGGgtcaattttaattgaactGTGTAAACTTCAGCCAGCAACAATGCCACAAGTACTTGCTCAAGCTACAGAGATACTCTTTATGAGGATTGATAGCATGAATGTTGCCTGTTTTGATAG gTTGGTCAATTGGTTCTCATATCACTTGAGTAACTTCCAGTACAGATGGTCATGGGAAGATTGGGAGGGGTGTGCACAGCTTGATCCTGACCATCCCAAACCACGCTTTATCAAAGAGGTGCTTAGCAAATGCCAAAG GTTGTCATACCATCAAAGAATAAAAGACATGGTCCCAGAAACATTAGCTGCATTTGTACCTTTAAAAGCAGaacctatatataaatactctatggaaggagctg CCTCTCTACCCGGGACTGAAGCAGCTCACCAGCTAGTTGTATGTGTTCGAAACAAGTGTACCCCTGAGGAAGCCCTGAACGTCCTCCGAGAACTCCCAAATCCCTTACGGGAAGGGGACGCGGCGTCAACCCACGCGTCGCAGTACAACCCGTTGAAGATAGATGTGTTCGTGCAGACCCTTCTCAATCTCGGCAGCAAAAGTATCTCACATAGTTTTGCTGCAATTTCCAAGtttcattatgtttttaag ATCCTTGCCGAATCAGAGGAAGCCCAGATTTGTGTACTCCGGAATGTTTGGGAGCTATGGCAGAAGCATCCCCAGATGGTCTGCGTGCTCGTTGACAAAATGCTGAAAACTCAGATTGTGGAGTGCAGTGCGGTGGCCACTTGGCTCTTCTCAAAGGAAATGGCGCCGCATTTCATACACTCCTGTCTTTGGGAGATATTGCATTTGACGATTGATAAGATGAACAAGCACGTGTCTAAACTGa gtaaAGAACTGCAAGAGGCAAGGGAAGCACTAGCAAGGGCTGATTCGAGCAGTTCCGACTCGGAAGACGAAAGTGGAAGCAAAAAGAAAAAGGATCAAGATAAACCCACTGAAGAG gctGTGGAACGTATGGAAGAAAGACTAGAGATGGGTCACACAGATCAAAAGAGGTTATTCCTGATCGTGTTCCAGCGATTTATAATGATCCTCTCAGAGCATCTCGTGAGAGCGGATACGGATGCAAGAGATCCACTCACCCATTGGTATACAAGTACTGTTGGACGACTTACGCAAGTGTTTTTGTTG CATCACGAGCAAGTTCAAAAGTACAGTAGTACATTAGAGACGTTGCTCTTCACTCAAGACTTGGATCCGCATATACTTGATGTGTTTCACCAGTTCCTCGCGCTTACTGCGTAA